TGCTGGCAGAAAAGCGTTATTGCAAATAGCATTGcgacattcaaaataaaaatgaaacttctgtcatcatttacacatcctcatgttgttcaaactCATGTCATATGCCTTTCTTTCCTtcgcaggaaaaaaaaagacaataaaagcTGAGTAAAGATGCCTCAAAAAGAACgcaaattaaatcataaaatagcATTAGTCTATGATTCATGAACTATATCCCAAGTGTACTGTATCTAAAACATAAGATTGAGAGAGGAACAAACTGAAAATTAAATCATTGTCCCTAAAAATGTTGACCAAATCTTGAAAAtagcattcattcattcattcatacataattaaataaaatattattataaaatacattaatacattcTATGTATACAGTAGAGACCAAAAGTGATATCTggaggggattttttttttttttttttaattttatgtaggagggaagaacaaaacacggTAATTATCTGACAagattatttggcaaaaaaggcaaactacagctacaagttttattttactatacaaaaaaaaaaaaaaaaaaaaaaaaaaaaattgattacaAGTTTTCGTTGGTTCTTTTGCACGtgttcataatttttttgtatGACCATAgaccgtaaaaaaaaaatgcatgacagcctggccaaaaattatgtccgCACAATTTGccatgtttcattgcgttatcacaaataaaacaattaactccaagcacaactacgcaatatgttttaacacatttttaatgacatttgaATAAAGGTTGATGTCGATTTTCCTAGGCCAGACATCGCTTTTGGCCATAAACAAACGGAAAGTGtcaaaagaagtcttttattttgaaatgcgACTCAGGCCGCCATCATCAACGCGTAACAGTGCGTCGCTGTCAGTGTTGGATCAGGTAACTTTACAGCAACTGCTAAAATTGTTTACTTTTTTCCCTTTAATGCACACATGTATTGTTATGGTTTGTACAGCTTTGATCGCATGCAGTAGGTTACACCCAGCAGAGGTGTTTATTTATGAAAGAAGTGCAGTATGCAGTGTGGATCAAACACTGTtcgcatgacatttcaaaatagcAACAGTTAAAACTTGCACTCAAGGACAACACGAAACGCTTCATCTTGCGCTGGTTTAAATGCACGAGGTTAGTTTCCCAAGTGGTTCGGTTGCTTTGACAACATGGGAAGCCGTTATGTGTTTATGCTGGAGTAGCTCTGTTTCTACAACACAGAGTAAATCACTGGAGACCAGCCTGAGCTTCACATCTAATCACTTGAGAGCCAGTAAGGACTCTTGTGCCGCACATGTAGTGATTAGATGCTTTGTTCGTGCTAACAAGGCTCTTACAAGTGATTTAAAATAGTCAGTCCTGATGAGATGTAGTTGCATCTCTTGATTTTGGATGGCTGAAGTCATTTGTGTTGATTGAGATCCTTTTTTTAGAGATCTCTTGAAGTGTTAGTGGGCTGAGAGGGATTTATAAAAATCTTTTGCTTTTGTTCCCTCACTATTTTTTCTCTGTCTCTGCTATGGACCAGATGAACCCTCCAACATTAGGGCAGTCATCTGCCCTGTTCCCAAACCTGGAGCCTGCAGGAGGAGGTGGGAAAGCCACAGTCCTCCTGGGCGGCTCTACGGGACTCACCAGCTCTGATATGGAGCTCCAGAAAATGCTCATTGATGAGCGAATGCGCTGTGAGAACCACAAGACCAACTATCAGACCTTGAAAGTGGAGCACACCAGGTTAGTGACGGCTTGATTTTACTGCATATTTATATAAGATACTGTGTTAAACTTCAAGGTTGATCATTTCTGCAGTTGTGGGATGCATTGTTGGGTTAAATTctgcaaatgtgtttgtgtgtgcaggcTGCAGGATGAATACACCCGGGCTCAGAGTGAACTGAAACGGCTGCTCAGTGATCGGCAGGTCGCTCAGGAGAAACAGCAGCTGTTGCTGGCCGAGCTCAGAGGAGAACTGCTGGATAAAACACGAGAGCTGGAGGAGCTCAAACTGCAGGTACACTTTACTGTCTACTTTAGACTTCATTTTACATAGATGGGCAACACATAgagtaattttcattatttattataagtaATTTCATTATAAGTCACtcaaaaatattatgtaaaactTTAGTTTTACATACTAGTTGCTACTAATTAAAACTTAATAATACCAATACTAGTCACTCGTACTTTTagatatgaatatatatgacaatattcaaagttttgtgaaaattataacTTTGATTCATTATTGCAAATcaattcataattattacaatacaaGTAAAAAATTTGGATGCatctacttattttttgttatgaCTATGACTCTTCTACATTTTAGAATTATATTGAATTAATCAAAATGATGTTATGAAtaacattaatgtaaatatgGGGAACTGGAAAAATATTAAACGCATGATCTTATATTTTATCTTCTagatttcagttttcaaatttgGAAATTAATGAAATCAGGATTATAGAGcattattaaacaataaatataaaccagttttattttagcattatttaaatacttatataatttaaaattagctcttatttttatattttcagtttaatttttcaaattttaCGTTTATAAATTTTTCCACCtagtatttacattttattttattttatttcagttttatttgaattactgaaaatgatttttaatggttgattttaaatgtctaaatatgatttaattaagccctgtacaataattataatgaaagatgtggttctaaaaatcatttgaGATATTAAAGAATAGTCCACACCACACTACATTATAACAATAATGGTACCGAGAAACAGTAACGTTAGAATCACTTTCAGATCATTTTTTGAGCCAATCAGAATctatcctgctttaaagagctcgagcatttaaagcgctagacgacaaaactgcaagCTTGTAATAAACCGAATGATATTGTGCGTTGGTGTTGAACAGGACATTTTACTGAATAAGTAGcactttttttgtgttgtgttgatcatgtgtttatttctgtgtttaagGTGCTGACCCCTCAGCGGCTGGAGCTCTTGAGAGCTCAGGTGCAGCAGGAGTTGGAGGCTCCCATCAGAGAACGCTTCAACAAACTCCAGGAGGTAACAGACACCCCTCCACGCCAGCTGACTCCTATTAACTCCTGTTGCCATGATAACCACATGAGGACATGCCACAGCCAGAATCCTGTCCATGACAGATAGAAAACAAACTCATTGCTTTGTCTTAACTGCCTGTTATAAAAGACGTTTAGTAACTGTTTAATGTAGGTTTAGTCTTGAAGTGTTCTTCTCTCTCTGTGACAGGAAGCAGAGAATTACAGGTCAGAGTATAATAAGCTTCGTTATGACCTCACCTTCCTCAAGTCAGAGTTTGATCACCAGAAAGAGGAGCACGCTCGAGTCCTGGAGGAGAGACGGATACGATATGATGCTGATGTATGTTTTATCAATTTGAAACTGCATTTATGGCCTAGTAGTGTTAATTTATGAAGGAGTGTTGTATATGTGATTCTGCAGGTGGCCCGACTCGAGCGTGATAAGGAGGATCTGGCCGCTCAACTGCAGAGCGGAGATCCGGCGCGGAATGGGAAGCGTGTTGAAGGCCTGCTGAGGGAGAAAGCTCAACTCCACCAGCGGCTCAAAGGACTGGAAGCAGAGGTCACTGAACTCAGAGCGGAGAGAAATAACTCAGGTGCTCAGGCCGAAAACGTGCAGCGGATTCAGATCCGGCAGCTGGCTGAAACCCAGGCTGCAGTAAAAGCCCTGGAGGTGAGCGTATTTAATTAAGGAGTTGTAGGTTTTTGGTGATACATGCAAGTAAGTTCATAACTTACTCTTTAGTAAAAACAGTAGCTCAGTGTAAAaagtcagaaatatgtttttttaaatattaaaagacATAACAAATTTGTCCGAGCAGTGGCACAGTGGGTACTGCACATGCTCATGATACATGAAGAACCATTCACTCAGTGTCCCAATCCCATTTCCTCCTCTCTCTACACTGTCATAAAAACTTTaaaggttatatatatatatatatatatatatataaaatattttatacataaaaaatgtgtttataaaaacattataaatattttagaaataaaataaatattttataataacataaatatattaataacaacaaaaatatattaagtataaaataaataatttatgtaCTGTGGAGTCAAAGTCTGAGATCACATTAAACGTCTTTGATTGAAAATCTAATTCAAACTTGTatgttttactattttttttattatatttttatttttcatgaatattttatttaaaatatattatgttctgcatttcagcatgttttttttgttttttttattcaaatgtgaCATATACAGtattgtgcaaaagtcttaggccaccaccaactttgttgttttagcaatgttattcatccatatttattttttggtctctttattatgatacaaacagaaaatacagggactcaaaatgtacaaaaaaataaataaataaataaaaaattcaaaaatgcTTCTTcaagcaaaaatcagtatttagtgtgacctcctgaacttcttccagtttctcaaagtagaaactctgagaaacttctcaccatattttgaaagttttcttggccttccagtcttttttttttaattccatttaggtttaagagagccaggTACCTGCTATTGCTCAGTTTTAAGGGGAGGTCAATAAATACTTACCACTTTAGcctaaaagctgtttttttctgtttttttaatactgcatacaaatttcctGTATATTCTGGTTATATTCTtataaagagactgagaaataattatatatggtcattataccatTGCTACAACAACATataatggtggcctaagacttttgcacagtactgcaTGTCAGTGTCacaacatttaatatataaaaatttatatattttataaagatcCATCTGTTAATGTGCAGGCAGAGAAGCAGTCTATTCGTATGCAGTTGGACCGGACAGAAAGTGAACTTCGCCTATCTCAGGAACAAAACACACTCCTCACAGGCAAACTGCACAAAGCCGAGCGGGAGATCAACTCACTTAGCAGTCAGGTACACGAATACAGCCTGAGTGACTTGACCAGTCAGATTCTATGATCACATGTCCCCATGCTTGATATCTGTAGTAATATATCCTAGCAATTGTGTATGTTTTATTGGCCAGATTGAAGAGATGAAGCACACGCATAAGCTGGAGTTGAGTAACGTAAAACTAGAATGTGTCAGAGCCAAAGGAGAAatagaaagagacagagacacACTGCAGTGCCAAGTAGAGGGTAAACATCATCTTCCTtctcttttactttattttaaccTGTTTTACAGCAATAACAGAGTGTCTTTCTCCCTTAGGTCTGCAGTCAGATATCGAGGTCATGAAGTCAGCGTTGGACAGAAATAAAGACTTGATATCAGAAAAAGAGCGAGAGATGATGCGCAGGGTTCAGGCAGCAAGAGAGGAGGAGATACACAAGATGGCCACCCTTCAGGAAGAGAAGTAGGCGCTAATATTATCAGACGAGGAACTGATTCAAAGCCTCATGGGATTTTCTGCAtcttaatgtatttatttctttgtcaCCAGGCTGGAGTTGGAAAATCGTTTATCTGAGTTTGAACAGCAGAGAGCTCTTCAGGAGGCAACAGGGAACTCTCAAAAAGAGGAGTGGGAGGAACGTCTCCGTGCTGCCCAGCTGGGGGAAGAGTCTGTTCGTAAGGAACTGCAAAACCTGAGGCAAGCTTCTTGAGGGTCACTTATTTATGATTAAAGTCCACATAAAGTCAGAAAGAACCCTATTTACTTCCTGGTCTTATTGGGAAAATTAAGTCTCactgtttttttatataatagtaTGATTTTCAACCCCCGTTTTATTTCCTATCCGATTACATTTGATACAGAGCCAAAGTTCAGCAGCAGGGCCAACAGCTGGAAGAGCTGGAGACCTCGAGAGCAGAAAATGCAGACCTCAGACGAGTAAGTGCTGTAAAATAAGTGAAATTACTGTGAATGCACATAATATTGAGGTGGAAGTCATGATGTATCATATAACtcaaataacttttgtaaattGTGTTCATCAGCAAAACGCTGAGCTGAACCTACAGATAGGAACTCTTTCTCACTCGGAGAGTGAGCTGCTGGACACCAACAGCAGACTGAGAGAAAGTCTGGAGCGAGTGAGAGAGGACCTACGGAGCGCTCGCACACAAATGGAACGGACCCAACAGGAAGCCGAGAGGTACGCCTTATGGTAACCTGGATACTAGCAATGCTGTCAAAGGGGAAGCAAAAATATTTCAGAGAATGCTGACAGCTTGCTGAGTGAGCATCAAAACGTGCTGTTTAGCATTTCTTCAGATTAGAGGCTTAAGATAGAGTTGATTACTATGATGAAATGTTGATTTCAAAGCAAGATTTTGCTTGTATAAAAGTGCTTGATAGACATTTTCCCCTTCAATGACAAATGTGGATGATTTGTTGATAATGGTACATTAGATCTTTTATTTTGCCCTGAAATCATGTTCAGCCAGTCTGTTAAGTGTACCTACAATTATATAGATTTAATCTTTCtatatgtaaattatttatccTGTTTGTCTATCCCCATcttatttgtctgttttttaataCGATTTTACTCTGTTCTTTTCATAAAAATAGCCTTAGATGCTGACATGGtataaaacaatcaaataaattcacTCTAAGCTACACTTACAATAAAAATTGTAACAGTGTAGTGGACAGTGAATTGTTAAATGAAGTGAATTGTCAATGTTTTATTGTCACAGGTTGGTGGAGGAAAGGCGAGTGGAATGGTTGGAGGAGAAACACAAACTGCAGGAGAAAGAAGCAGAGCTACGGGAGAAATACAGCCAGTCTAAAGAGCGCCTGCAGAGGGCAGCATTTGCTCAGAAAAAGGTAGTGCATAAAGTCTACaaaagtctttacttttgtAACATGACACGTTTACATCTTGCTTATACTTTGACtctctttaatacttttatgtttttattatatttattgtcataatgattattattaaaggtgcactatTGGCCTGTTTTCTTATCCAGAGGAAAACCATGACTGAactgaaagaaaagaaacttCAAGACAAGATTCAGCTCCTGGAAGCCAAGATAGAAGAGCTTGAAATTGAAGCAAGCACTGCAAAAAAGTACTTTCTTGTACTATTTATAACACTATCAGGGGCCTTTTGCTATAGAGAACAATCTAGAgataatattttagtttttttaaagtcaacGTGACATcaagaaatatataaatctttatatatacagtgggtacggaaagtattcagacccccttaaatttttcactctttgttatattgcagccatttgctaaaatcatttaagttcattttttttccctcattaatgtacacacagcaccccatattgacagaaaaacacagaattgttgacatttttgcagatttattaaaaaagaaaaactgaaatatcacatggtcctaagtattcagaccctttgctcagtatttagtagaagcacccttttgatttaatacagccatgagtctgtttgggaaagatgcaacaagtttttcacacctggatttggggatcctctgccattcctccttgcagatcgtctccagttctgtcaggttggatggtaaacgttggtg
The Ctenopharyngodon idella isolate HZGC_01 chromosome 4, HZGC01, whole genome shotgun sequence genome window above contains:
- the cep83 gene encoding centrosomal protein of 83 kDa isoform X1, which codes for MRLRPPSSTRNSASLSVLDQMNPPTLGQSSALFPNLEPAGGGGKATVLLGGSTGLTSSDMELQKMLIDERMRCENHKTNYQTLKVEHTRLQDEYTRAQSELKRLLSDRQVAQEKQQLLLAELRGELLDKTRELEELKLQVLTPQRLELLRAQVQQELEAPIRERFNKLQEEAENYRSEYNKLRYDLTFLKSEFDHQKEEHARVLEERRIRYDADVARLERDKEDLAAQLQSGDPARNGKRVEGLLREKAQLHQRLKGLEAEVTELRAERNNSGAQAENVQRIQIRQLAETQAAVKALEAEKQSIRMQLDRTESELRLSQEQNTLLTGKLHKAEREINSLSSQIEEMKHTHKLELSNVKLECVRAKGEIERDRDTLQCQVEGLQSDIEVMKSALDRNKDLISEKEREMMRRVQAAREEEIHKMATLQEEKLELENRLSEFEQQRALQEATGNSQKEEWEERLRAAQLGEESVRKELQNLRAKVQQQGQQLEELETSRAENADLRRQNAELNLQIGTLSHSESELLDTNSRLRESLERVREDLRSARTQMERTQQEAERLVEERRVEWLEEKHKLQEKEAELREKYSQSKERLQRAAFAQKKRKTMTELKEKKLQDKIQLLEAKIEELEIEASTAKKKSSYSEEHAQLSKRLKELQRRHNEFRRLLLGNQMTSSTPLAQSLLIPAESIFSNIQEEQHQRELCVLRRRLEELENSQQQQLEELAAPLDRDRERLSSPREVLPDLS
- the cep83 gene encoding centrosomal protein of 83 kDa isoform X2, which gives rise to MHEMNPPTLGQSSALFPNLEPAGGGGKATVLLGGSTGLTSSDMELQKMLIDERMRCENHKTNYQTLKVEHTRLQDEYTRAQSELKRLLSDRQVAQEKQQLLLAELRGELLDKTRELEELKLQVLTPQRLELLRAQVQQELEAPIRERFNKLQEEAENYRSEYNKLRYDLTFLKSEFDHQKEEHARVLEERRIRYDADVARLERDKEDLAAQLQSGDPARNGKRVEGLLREKAQLHQRLKGLEAEVTELRAERNNSGAQAENVQRIQIRQLAETQAAVKALEAEKQSIRMQLDRTESELRLSQEQNTLLTGKLHKAEREINSLSSQIEEMKHTHKLELSNVKLECVRAKGEIERDRDTLQCQVEGLQSDIEVMKSALDRNKDLISEKEREMMRRVQAAREEEIHKMATLQEEKLELENRLSEFEQQRALQEATGNSQKEEWEERLRAAQLGEESVRKELQNLRAKVQQQGQQLEELETSRAENADLRRQNAELNLQIGTLSHSESELLDTNSRLRESLERVREDLRSARTQMERTQQEAERLVEERRVEWLEEKHKLQEKEAELREKYSQSKERLQRAAFAQKKRKTMTELKEKKLQDKIQLLEAKIEELEIEASTAKKKSSYSEEHAQLSKRLKELQRRHNEFRRLLLGNQMTSSTPLAQSLLIPAESIFSNIQEEQHQRELCVLRRRLEELENSQQQQLEELAAPLDRDRERLSSPREVLPDLS